A single Curtobacterium sp. MCJR17_020 DNA region contains:
- the rpsF gene encoding 30S ribosomal protein S6, translating into MHQYELMAILDPEIDERTVAPSLDKFLAVIRNDGGTVDNVDVWGRRRLAYEIAKKSEGIYAVVDFTSSPEAAKELDRQLGLSEAVLRTKVLRAEEGIAQVAAQKQRDEARAARKAANASATATASAE; encoded by the coding sequence ATGCACCAGTACGAACTGATGGCGATCCTCGACCCCGAGATCGATGAGCGCACCGTCGCTCCCAGCCTGGACAAGTTCCTCGCTGTCATCCGCAACGACGGTGGCACCGTCGACAACGTGGACGTCTGGGGCCGTCGCCGGCTCGCTTACGAGATCGCCAAGAAGTCCGAGGGCATCTACGCCGTCGTCGACTTCACGTCCTCGCCCGAGGCCGCCAAGGAGCTCGACCGTCAGCTCGGTCTCTCCGAGGCCGTGCTCCGCACGAAGGTCCTCCGCGCCGAAGAGGGCATCGCGCAGGTCGCCGCCCAGAAGCAGCGCGACGAGGCACGTGCGGCCCGCAAGGCCGCCAACGCGTCCGCAACCGCGACCGCGAGCGCCGAGTAA
- a CDS encoding CCA tRNA nucleotidyltransferase, translating to MQSVAQAVERLDALATTEPVDLLARAFADAGHELALVGGPVRDAFLGRPVTDLDFTTSARPDDILRIVEPIASATWDVGRQFGTIAARVGGEQVEITTYRSDVYDGETRKPEVAFGDTIEDDLLRRDFTVNAMALRLPARELVDVHGGVEDLLAARLRTPQAAVVSFRDDPLRMMRATRFTSQLGFTVDDDVRAAMQDLVDSIDIVSAERVRDELVKLLNTSDPVPGIRLLVDTGLAERFLPELPEMRLEIDEHHHHKDVYEHSLTVLEQAIGYEAERHAGDPPDTVLRLAALLHDIGKPATRKLEPGGAVSFHHHDLVGSKLAKKRLRVLRFDNDTIAAVSRLIELHLRFFGYTEGAWTDSAVRRYVRDAGPQLERLHELTRSDVTTRNRRKADRLAFAYDDLEERIRVLADQEELDSIRPDLTGDDIMRILDIPPGRAVGEAYRFLLEARMDDGPLGADAAEARLRDWWAARDATSS from the coding sequence ATGCAGTCCGTTGCCCAGGCCGTCGAACGACTCGACGCACTCGCCACCACCGAGCCCGTCGACCTCCTCGCTCGGGCCTTCGCCGACGCCGGACACGAGCTGGCCCTGGTCGGCGGACCCGTGCGGGACGCCTTCCTCGGTCGCCCCGTCACCGACCTCGACTTCACGACGAGCGCTCGTCCGGACGACATCCTGCGCATCGTCGAACCGATCGCGAGCGCCACGTGGGACGTCGGCCGCCAGTTCGGCACCATCGCCGCGCGGGTCGGCGGCGAGCAGGTCGAGATCACGACGTACCGCAGCGACGTGTACGACGGCGAGACCCGCAAGCCCGAGGTCGCGTTCGGCGACACCATCGAGGACGACCTGCTCCGCCGCGACTTCACCGTCAACGCGATGGCGCTCCGGCTGCCGGCGCGCGAGCTCGTCGACGTGCACGGCGGCGTCGAGGACCTGCTTGCCGCACGACTCCGCACCCCGCAGGCCGCCGTGGTGTCGTTCCGCGACGACCCGCTCCGGATGATGCGGGCAACGCGGTTCACGTCGCAGCTCGGGTTCACCGTCGACGACGACGTCCGTGCCGCCATGCAGGACCTCGTCGACTCCATCGACATCGTGTCCGCCGAGCGGGTGCGCGACGAACTCGTCAAGCTCCTGAACACGAGCGACCCGGTGCCCGGCATCCGGCTGCTCGTGGACACCGGCCTCGCCGAGCGGTTCCTGCCCGAGCTGCCCGAGATGCGGCTCGAGATCGACGAGCACCACCACCACAAGGACGTCTACGAGCACTCCCTGACCGTGCTCGAGCAGGCCATCGGGTACGAGGCCGAGCGGCACGCGGGCGACCCCCCGGACACCGTGCTGCGGCTCGCCGCACTGCTGCACGACATCGGCAAGCCGGCCACGCGCAAGCTCGAGCCCGGCGGCGCCGTCAGCTTCCACCACCACGACCTGGTCGGCTCGAAGCTCGCGAAGAAGCGGCTCCGGGTCCTGCGCTTCGACAACGACACGATCGCCGCGGTGTCCCGCCTGATCGAGCTGCACCTGCGGTTCTTCGGGTACACCGAGGGTGCCTGGACCGACTCGGCCGTCCGCCGCTACGTCCGCGACGCCGGCCCGCAGCTCGAACGGCTGCACGAGCTGACCCGCTCGGACGTCACCACCCGGAACCGTCGGAAGGCCGACCGCCTGGCGTTCGCGTACGACGACCTCGAGGAGCGGATCCGCGTCCTGGCCGACCAAGAGGAGCTGGACTCGATCCGGCCCGACCTGACCGGCGACGACATCATGCGGATCCTCGACATCCCGCCGGGGCGTGCCGTGGGCGAGGCCTACCGGTTCCTGCTCGAGGCCCGGATGGACGACGGGCCGCTCGGCGCCGACGCTGCTGAGGCGCGCCTGCGCGACTGGTGGGCCGCGCGGGACGCGACCAGCTCCTGA